The genomic region GGCGCGGCTTGAGCAACGCCGCGCCCCATGCGTCCATGACCGGGTGCAGCGCGTCGATGTGCGCCGCGTCGAAGAGCACGTGCTCGGGCACACGCAGGCCCGCCCGCTGCAGCAGCTGGTGCGCCTGGAACTTGTCGAGCGCCAGCTCCCAGCGGAAGGGGTCCGGCACCACGGGCGTGCGCGCCGCGAGCGTCTTCAGCAGCTCCAGCTCGTAGGCGCCCGGCGCGCGGTCGACCTCGCAGTACCAGAAGAACCCGTCGAGCCCTTCGACGGGCGCATCGCCCACCCACAGCACGCCGTCGCGCACGTACCCGTCACGAAAGTCGAGGGGCACCACGCGCACGTCCGGCACGACCGCGAGCCGCGCCACGAGCGGCGTGTGCAGCGGCGCGCGCAGGCAGCCCCAGCGCTCCGGGCGGGCGAACGCGGGGTCACCGGCCTCGGGGCGCACGGGCACGCAGACACCAAGTTGTCTCATCGGAGGAGCGTACGGTCACCCCCGCGCGTATGAAACCCTGTAGGCTCGCAACCCGAGCTAACGCCGGGGGCGCATGCGCCTACGAGGAGGTCCATGGAAGACATCATCGCGGACGAGGTCCGAGCCCACGCGCAACGCGGCCCCATGCAACGCCGTCGAGAGCCCCTCCCGCCCGACCTCCGGCACGTGTGCCGCGACTCGGCCCGCGCCTACTTCGAGGCCAGCTGGTCGCTCAACGAGCTGCTGTTCCGCACCATCACGCACGAGCGCGCGTTCTTCACGCAGCCCGACCCGCTGCGTCAGCCGCTGGTCTTCTACCTGGGGCACACCGCCGCGTTCTACGTGAACAAGCTGCGGCTCGCCGGGCTCGCCTCGCACGGGCTCGATGCGCACCTGGACGCGCTCTTCGCGCGCGGTGTGGACCCCGAGTCGGCGGACGAGCTGGACGGCCAGAGCGCGTGGCCATCGGTGGATTCCGTGTGGGCCTACCGACGGGCCGCGCGCGAGCAGGTCCTGGCCGCCATCGAGGCTCTCCCGTGGGAGGCGCCCATCACGGAGGAGCGCCCCGAGTGGGCCGTGCTGATGGGCATCGAGCACGCGCGCATCCACTTCGAGACCTCGTCGATGCTGCTGCGCCAAGCGCCCGTCGAGCACCTCACGCGGCCGCGTGGCTGGCGCTACGCCGACGACGCCCCCGTACCGGCCGAGCGCTTCGTGCACGTGCCCGCGGGGGACACGGCGGTGGGGCGTCCCCGCGGGGGACGGCTGTTCGGTTGGGACAACGAGTACGGTCACGACACGCGCGAGGTCCCGGCGTTCGACGTCGGGGCGGACCTGGTCACGAACGCCCAGTTCCTCGCGTTCGTCGACGCCGGGGGCTACCGCGACGAGCGACTGTGGAGCCCCGCCGGCTGGGCCTGGCGCAGCGCGCACGGCGTCGAGGGCCCGCGCTTCTGGCTGCGCGAGGGCACGCGGCCGCCGCGCTACCGCGCCATGTTCGACGAGCTGCCGCTCCCGCTGAGCTGGCCCGCCGAGGTCAACGCCATCGAAGCGGACGCCTACTGCCGCTGGCGCGACGGGGTGCGGCTGCCCACCGAGGCCGAGTGGTGCCGCATGCTGGACGTCACGGAGGGTGCGCGGGACGACGAAGAGGGCGCGCACTTCCACCTGCACTTCGAACTGGGCTCGCCGCGCCCCGTGGGCGCCACCTGCCGCGACCGCGGGCGGGCGCTGCACGACGTGCGTGGCAACGTGTGGCAGTGGCTGAGCGACGACTTCCACCCGCTCCCCGGTTTCCGCACGCACCCGCTCTACGACGACTTCTCGGTGCCCTACTTCGACGCGGAGCACGCCATGCTGCGCGGGGGCGCGTGGGCCACCACCGGAACTGGCGCGAGCGTGCACTACCGGCTGTGGTTCCGGCGACACTTCTACCAGCACGCGGGCTTTCGCCTGGTGCGCTGTGAGTAGCGCGC from Sandaracinaceae bacterium harbors:
- the ovoA gene encoding 5-histidylcysteine sulfoxide synthase — protein: MEDIIADEVRAHAQRGPMQRRREPLPPDLRHVCRDSARAYFEASWSLNELLFRTITHERAFFTQPDPLRQPLVFYLGHTAAFYVNKLRLAGLASHGLDAHLDALFARGVDPESADELDGQSAWPSVDSVWAYRRAAREQVLAAIEALPWEAPITEERPEWAVLMGIEHARIHFETSSMLLRQAPVEHLTRPRGWRYADDAPVPAERFVHVPAGDTAVGRPRGGRLFGWDNEYGHDTREVPAFDVGADLVTNAQFLAFVDAGGYRDERLWSPAGWAWRSAHGVEGPRFWLREGTRPPRYRAMFDELPLPLSWPAEVNAIEADAYCRWRDGVRLPTEAEWCRMLDVTEGARDDEEGAHFHLHFELGSPRPVGATCRDRGRALHDVRGNVWQWLSDDFHPLPGFRTHPLYDDFSVPYFDAEHAMLRGGAWATTGTGASVHYRLWFRRHFYQHAGFRLVRCE